One window of Anaerotignum faecicola genomic DNA carries:
- a CDS encoding TnpV protein — MAQNLTYTRCGDYLIPNIKLSNTSDKPLGKYGRMRRAFLAENNPILLDDMILTETLFPHLWEIDETARCRVEQIMAELLEKNPAPDMTTQQLVWAQHMNSLKAQAEEMVNAELIFC; from the coding sequence ATGGCACAGAATTTGACTTATACTCGTTGCGGTGATTATCTTATCCCTAATATTAAGTTGAGCAACACAAGTGATAAACCGCTTGGAAAATATGGCAGGATGCGCAGGGCGTTTCTTGCGGAAAACAATCCAATACTCTTGGATGACATGATTCTGACGGAAACCTTATTCCCGCACTTATGGGAAATCGACGAAACTGCTCGTTGTAGAGTGGAACAGATAATGGCTGAACTTCTGGAGAAAAATCCGGCTCCAGACATGACGACTCAACAGCTTGTATGGGCACAGCACATGAATAGCCTGAAAGCGCAGGCAGAGGAAATGGTTAATGCAGAACTGATTTTCTGCTAA
- a CDS encoding helix-turn-helix domain-containing protein, whose product MLCEFHQGKLLLHLTIPFEEKPKTNLPSDNLKYYRQRKQMTTRQLAEKLDIVPSTVVMYENGKHPIPYDVAIKLAEVLEIEASLLYDDFSHFLSVPYTEALKSVRTALGLSQKAFAERIGIVPSYYYKIEEGNRRPSRKVYHQMCVALKETNPQTSLLWEHPLQ is encoded by the coding sequence TTGTTGTGTGAATTTCATCAAGGCAAGCTGTTACTCCATTTAACGATACCTTTTGAAGAAAAGCCAAAGACCAACTTACCGAGCGACAATCTCAAGTACTACCGTCAGCGAAAACAGATGACAACAAGACAGTTGGCGGAAAAGCTGGATATTGTACCATCAACTGTTGTGATGTATGAAAATGGAAAACACCCTATTCCTTATGATGTAGCTATTAAGCTGGCAGAGGTTTTGGAAATCGAAGCGTCCTTACTCTATGATGATTTCTCCCATTTCCTTTCTGTACCCTATACCGAAGCGCTAAAGAGCGTTAGAACGGCTCTGGGGCTGTCACAGAAGGCTTTTGCAGAACGGATAGGGATTGTACCAAGCTACTACTATAAAATCGAAGAAGGCAATCGCAGACCGTCACGAAAGGTATATCATCAGATGTGTGTTGCTCTCAAAGAGACCAATCCACAAACTTCACTTTTGTGGGAACATCCATTACAATGA
- a CDS encoding ATP-binding protein, which yields MERFILKKLLDWKNSPYRKPLILKGVRQVGKTWILKEFGRRYYENTAYFNFDENEEYKQFFETTKDVDRILQNLMLASGQKIVPEKTLIIFDEVQDCPKVINSMKYFCENAPQYHVACAGSLLGIALAKPSSFPVGKVNFMQIDPMTFTEFLLANGDENLAKYLETANTIEPIPDAFFNPLYEKLKMYYVTGGMPEPVLMWTEARDVSAMQEALSGIIGAYERDFAKHPNLSEFPKISMIWKSVPSQLARENKKFIYKVVKEGARAREYEDALQWLVDARLVHKIYRSSAPGLPIAAYDDLSAFKIYLVDVGLLRRLAQLAPTAFGEGNRLFTEFKGALTENFVLQTLITQFEVVPRYWSQNNPPYEVDFLIQRENDIFPVEVKSEANTTSKSMKKFKELFPDKVKLRIRFSLDNLKLDDDVLNIPLFMADQADRLIGLALEKKNSFGQ from the coding sequence ATGGAACGATTTATCTTAAAAAAGTTGCTGGATTGGAAGAATTCTCCCTACCGCAAGCCGTTAATCTTGAAGGGCGTGCGTCAGGTGGGTAAGACTTGGATTCTGAAAGAGTTCGGCAGGCGTTATTATGAAAATACAGCTTATTTTAACTTCGATGAAAATGAAGAATATAAGCAATTCTTTGAAACTACAAAAGATGTTGACCGTATCCTGCAAAATTTGATGCTGGCCAGCGGTCAGAAGATCGTGCCAGAAAAGACCCTTATCATCTTTGACGAGGTACAGGACTGCCCGAAGGTTATCAACTCCATGAAGTATTTCTGCGAGAATGCACCGCAGTACCATGTTGCCTGCGCCGGTTCTCTGTTGGGGATTGCTCTGGCGAAGCCATCTTCCTTCCCAGTAGGCAAGGTCAACTTCATGCAGATTGACCCGATGACCTTCACAGAATTTCTGCTTGCCAACGGTGATGAAAACTTAGCAAAGTATCTGGAAACGGCAAACACCATTGAACCGATTCCCGATGCGTTCTTTAATCCGCTGTATGAGAAATTGAAAATGTACTATGTTACCGGTGGTATGCCGGAGCCGGTATTGATGTGGACGGAGGCACGGGATGTTTCTGCCATGCAGGAAGCATTGTCCGGAATCATCGGAGCCTATGAGCGTGATTTTGCCAAGCATCCTAATCTTAGCGAGTTCCCGAAAATCTCAATGATTTGGAAGTCTGTTCCTTCTCAACTGGCAAGGGAGAACAAGAAGTTTATCTATAAGGTGGTCAAGGAAGGCGCACGAGCCCGTGAGTACGAGGATGCCTTGCAATGGCTGGTAGATGCCCGTTTGGTGCATAAAATTTATCGCAGCTCAGCTCCCGGCCTGCCGATTGCAGCTTACGATGACTTGTCTGCCTTCAAGATTTATTTGGTAGATGTGGGACTGCTCCGCCGTCTGGCACAGCTGGCTCCCACGGCCTTTGGAGAGGGCAACCGCCTGTTCACCGAGTTCAAGGGCGCTTTGACTGAAAACTTTGTGCTGCAGACCCTGATCACGCAATTTGAAGTGGTTCCCCGCTATTGGAGCCAGAACAACCCACCTTACGAGGTGGATTTCCTCATTCAGCGGGAGAACGACATCTTCCCCGTGGAGGTTAAATCCGAAGCCAACACAACTAGCAAGAGTATGAAGAAGTTCAAGGAACTGTTCCCTGATAAGGTCAAACTCCGCATCCGTTTCTCATTGGACAATCTAAAACTGGACGATGATGTGCTGAACATTCCACTATTCATGGCAGATCAGGCGGATCGATTGATTGGGTTGGCATTAGAAAAGAAGAATAGCTTTGGTCAGTAA
- a CDS encoding helix-turn-helix domain-containing protein, with protein sequence MIHAYDKVYLEKARTALGRMLDFAVYDLKYAVGDFWELFLTSGIAKRFGEGDFQLLVGMSGVELAYKVLECSGIENERIKPMYASNRSEEYWTGWALAYYQWETDMSFAEMNLYVPIKEVLGMYHPFHEMDIRQFVDAMNVLYKERKKETNLKIRRQKAGLSQKELSELAGIPLRTIQQYEQRQKNINKAQVQYLIAFAMVFSITHCCVNFIKASCYSI encoded by the coding sequence ATGATCCACGCTTACGATAAGGTATATCTGGAAAAAGCAAGAACAGCACTTGGTCGGATGCTGGATTTTGCCGTATATGATTTAAAATATGCAGTCGGAGACTTTTGGGAGTTATTCCTTACTTCAGGCATTGCAAAACGCTTTGGAGAAGGTGATTTTCAGCTTTTGGTAGGAATGTCGGGCGTTGAACTGGCATATAAGGTTCTGGAATGTTCGGGAATCGAAAATGAACGAATAAAACCGATGTATGCAAGCAACCGGAGTGAAGAATACTGGACAGGCTGGGCATTGGCTTATTATCAATGGGAAACAGATATGTCCTTTGCGGAGATGAACCTGTATGTGCCAATCAAAGAGGTATTGGGTATGTATCATCCTTTTCATGAAATGGATATCCGACAGTTTGTCGATGCAATGAATGTTCTGTATAAAGAGCGAAAAAAAGAAACAAATCTGAAAATACGTCGCCAAAAGGCAGGCTTAAGCCAAAAGGAACTATCGGAATTGGCAGGCATTCCACTTCGGACAATTCAGCAGTATGAACAGCGGCAGAAGAACATCAATAAAGCTCAGGTACAATACTTAATTGCTTTTGCAATGGTATTTTCAATCACACATTGTTGTGTGAATTTCATCAAGGCAAGCTGTTACTCCATTTAA